The genome window AATGTAGTGATAAGCCCCGTATTTTTAAAGAGGTAAACACCGCCTTCCCTGTCAATCAGGGTATGCACAAGGGCACTTCCCAGTTCAATTTCAATTAGCCGTTCCGCCTTGCCTCCGCGAAAGGCAAACCTGCGGTAGCGGAAGGTACCGGCACGGCTGGTGATAACCGCGAACTCGGTTTCCTGTTCCCCCGAGACGAAGCGGACATCCTCAATTTTCCCGTCAAGGTAAAGATCGTGCCTTGCTATTTTGAAAGATTCCAGATCCGCACTCACCAATTCCAGGTAGCGGGAGCCATGCTTCCAGAGGAGTAGTGATTTCACCCGGGGGTCATCATCGCTGACAAAAATTTTATCCGGGACAGACATAACCGGACGGGTATATATCACGGCAGGCCTGCCGCTTCCGTCACGCATCAAAAAGCGGAGTGAGGAGAGATTCCGGTCATACCAGACCAGATCAGTTATACCGTTATTCCCCATATCAAAGGTACTGAGCACAGCCGGGAGTCCGCCGCTCACCATAGTCAGTTCATCTCCCGGAGAACCGGTCCTGGTGACGGTGTGTATATAGCCTGCCGAGTCAAGCAGGGCAATACCGTCAATAAAGCGGCTGAAATAGTTGGTAATATCGGTAACACCCGATCCGTTATAGAGAGTAAAAGGTTCCGAAAACTTTTCATCTTCTTTCTGAAAGAACGCGGCAGCTTTACCGGCCGGAAGGTACAGAAGCGCCAGGTCAATTCGTCCGTCACGGTTATAGTCACCAATCACCATTTTAGCAGCCCCGTGTCCTGCGGCAACATCCGCAGTACGAACAAAGGCCCCGGTTGGTTCAGCATACAGCACCGTTACCCTGTCATCAAAAAGGAGAAGTATATCATTGTATCCGTCGAGGTTAATATCATAAGCGTAAAGACCCTTTACACCGGCAGCAGTGCTCATGCTGCGTTCAAAGCGGAACGCACCGCGGCGGTTGTTCGTCAGGATATATACCGACTGGCGGAAAGGGGACCACGCAAGGATATCGGGAAGTCCGTCATGATTTACATCGGCAAAAAGAGCATACTCAAAAGACTCTCCCTTATTCAGGCGGGTTTCCTCATAACTGTTCCCTTTTGCCGTAAAAATGCTCATTCCGCTGTAATTAATACCGGCAAGAAGAAGATCGGGCAGACCGTCACCGTTAATATCTTCAGATGAGACGGTGCGGGGATACTCCGTATGCCTGAAAGAACGGCGCAGAGAATAATTTCCTCTTTCTGTAATCAGTGCCGACTCGCTTCTGAGCATCGAGGGGGAAGTGAGAAAGATAGATTCACCGCGGACCCCTTTTTCGCGGAAGTTGAGTATATATTCGGCTTTAACCGAAGGGCGCACTTTCCGTTCCTGCTTCAGCTTATTGCCACGGAATCCGGCTACCAGATCCATATCCTTTCCGGCACCGCCGTAAAGAAGGAAATCGGTATAAGCATCATCATTGTAATTAAGCGTAACAAAGGAAGTATATCCGGCAGGAACCGCGTGCCGGTCATAACGGACGAATCCCCCGACCGGAATCTGTGAAAGCAGAAGTTCCGCCGGCAGGAGCAGAAGAAAGAATTTATGAAAGAGGTTTTCTGGCAGAAAGCCGGGCATCTCGTCTGACAAGCGCTTCATCGAACCGGCGCTTCTCCTCTGCTGTTTCGGGAATTACCGGAATGGCAGGCACCGGTTTCCCGGCACCGTCAACCCCGACGAAGGTAAGATATGCTGAATTGGAATGAGTCTTTGTTCCCTGTATATATGACTCGGTATATACCTTTACACCAACCTCCATGGAGGTGTTGAACACCCGGTTCACCGAGGCAATCAGGGTGACAATTTCACCAAGCCGTACCGGGTGGTGAAAGTCAATTTTATCCACCGACGCGGTCACGCAGGTGCGCGAGGAGTGCTTCTGCGCGGCCAGCGCGGCACAGATATCAATCCAGTGCATCAGCTGTCCGCCAAGCAGATTGCCGAGGGTATTCGTGTGATGAGGCAGAACCAGTTCCGTCATGGTCACAACGGAAAGGTTCATCAGTTTTCCCTTCATCTAATTGCTCGAGAGAACTGATGGGGCAATTTTTGCCTGAAGATCAAGCATCTCTTTCAGAGCCGCATCATCCGGATAACGCTTTATAAAATTTTCGATTTCCTTAAGCGCTTCCTTATTGCGGGAACGGTCTGCAAGAAGACGGATACGCGCGGCAGATGCAATAGGAGCGTATTTCGTATCATGATAGATTTCAGCCACGGCAGCATAATACTGCAGGGCTGCGGTGTAATACTCCATCTTTTCGTAGATATACGCGCTGTTGTATTCCTTTTCGGCAAGCTTTTCCGTCAGGGTTTTAATCCTGGTTTCAGCCTCAGGAACACGCTGGTCTGAGGGGAAAAAATCTATAAAAGCCTGCAGCTCTTCGATCGCTTTACGGCTGTAACGCTGATCCAGCGAAAAGGGGGGCGAAAGCTGATAGTAGCATTCGGCAAGCATAAACTGGGATTCCGGAACAAAACTGCTCGCGGGAATATTACGGATTAGTTTGCTGAACTCAC of Ignavibacteriales bacterium contains these proteins:
- a CDS encoding VCBS repeat-containing protein, with the protein product MKRLSDEMPGFLPENLFHKFFLLLLPAELLLSQIPVGGFVRYDRHAVPAGYTSFVTLNYNDDAYTDFLLYGGAGKDMDLVAGFRGNKLKQERKVRPSVKAEYILNFREKGVRGESIFLTSPSMLRSESALITERGNYSLRRSFRHTEYPRTVSSEDINGDGLPDLLLAGINYSGMSIFTAKGNSYEETRLNKGESFEYALFADVNHDGLPDILAWSPFRQSVYILTNNRRGAFRFERSMSTAAGVKGLYAYDINLDGYNDILLLFDDRVTVLYAEPTGAFVRTADVAAGHGAAKMVIGDYNRDGRIDLALLYLPAGKAAAFFQKEDEKFSEPFTLYNGSGVTDITNYFSRFIDGIALLDSAGYIHTVTRTGSPGDELTMVSGGLPAVLSTFDMGNNGITDLVWYDRNLSSLRFLMRDGSGRPAVIYTRPVMSVPDKIFVSDDDPRVKSLLLWKHGSRYLELVSADLESFKIARHDLYLDGKIEDVRFVSGEQETEFAVITSRAGTFRYRRFAFRGGKAERLIEIELGSALVHTLIDREGGVYLFKNTGLITTLEFRKLGTAETGVTLFRTEKGKIDPKSFFLIPADEKGNEAVFGLVRKDNEEVFLVRNLRVTSYIDNKRGADAALDALRQESEITLRRRGREVSVWFLTADPRELLNLSFSASDGRSTSRKIRRADDISDFLVRKLTRNRSYLVTASEDGNIRFRGL
- the bamD gene encoding outer membrane protein assembly factor BamD, producing the protein MFKRAIVLLPLALLFLTGCSGLKETANMTAEERFEVAMEYFNDESYDLAINEFEAIMLQFPGSERYDDSQFYLAKSRFERREYLLGASEFSKLIRNIPASSFVPESQFMLAECYYQLSPPFSLDQRYSRKAIEELQAFIDFFPSDQRVPEAETRIKTLTEKLAEKEYNSAYIYEKMEYYTAALQYYAAVAEIYHDTKYAPIASAARIRLLADRSRNKEALKEIENFIKRYPDDAALKEMLDLQAKIAPSVLSSN
- a CDS encoding acyl-CoA thioesterase, with the translated sequence MKGKLMNLSVVTMTELVLPHHTNTLGNLLGGQLMHWIDICAALAAQKHSSRTCVTASVDKIDFHHPVRLGEIVTLIASVNRVFNTSMEVGVKVYTESYIQGTKTHSNSAYLTFVGVDGAGKPVPAIPVIPETAEEKRRFDEALVRRDARLSARKPLS